A window from Prosthecochloris marina encodes these proteins:
- the soxB gene encoding thiosulfohydrolase SoxB, producing the protein MQISRREFLRILGMAGVAGMLPAGIQGCNSAADMYSFPGFGDIRLLHITDTHAQLMPVYYREPSLNLGFGEAFGRPPHLVGQAFLEYYKISAGSPFAYAYTSLDYVDAAQRFGKLGGFAHLKTLVDKMRGEFGREKTLLFDTGDTWQGSGTALWTKGTDMVDVCNLLGVDVMTGHWEFTHGTEVVRSNLERFKGDFVAQNVKVKEEALFDGVEAFDEMTGHAFRPYVMKELGGHRIAVIGQAFPYTPIANPQRFIPDWTFGINSMELQELVDKIRRDERPDAVILISHNGMDVDVKLAGEVNGIDVIFGGHTHDAVPRPFEVRNASGRTLVTNAGSNGKFLGVMDLELGNGTVRDYRYRLLPVFSNELGEDRNMKAMIDDIRKPYLDKLHQPLATTDSLLYRRGNFDGPFDKVICDALIARNDAQIALSPGFRWGTTLLPGQTVTMEHVLDQTCMTYPETYVRDMTGAQIGAILEDVADNLFNADPYYQQGGDMVRVGGMQYTINPSAVFGKRIENMRLSDGKPIDASAKYRVAGWATVGAQSPGEPVWESVAEYLKDVKTVEVNRSGSPVVKHAESNPGADFS; encoded by the coding sequence ATGCAAATTTCACGCCGTGAATTTCTTCGTATTCTTGGTATGGCCGGTGTCGCCGGCATGTTGCCGGCAGGTATTCAAGGTTGTAATTCGGCTGCTGATATGTACAGTTTTCCGGGGTTCGGAGATATCCGTCTGCTGCATATTACCGATACCCATGCACAACTGATGCCGGTTTATTACCGTGAACCAAGCCTGAATCTGGGTTTCGGAGAGGCTTTCGGACGGCCTCCTCATCTGGTTGGTCAGGCTTTTCTTGAATATTACAAAATCTCCGCCGGCAGTCCTTTTGCTTATGCGTATACTTCTCTCGATTATGTCGATGCCGCTCAGCGGTTCGGAAAGCTTGGAGGGTTTGCGCATCTGAAGACCTTGGTCGACAAAATGAGGGGTGAGTTCGGCAGGGAAAAAACACTTCTGTTCGACACCGGTGATACATGGCAGGGTTCGGGGACGGCATTGTGGACAAAAGGAACCGATATGGTCGATGTCTGTAACCTTCTCGGTGTTGATGTGATGACGGGTCACTGGGAGTTCACCCATGGAACCGAGGTTGTTCGCAGCAACCTCGAAAGGTTCAAGGGAGATTTTGTCGCCCAGAACGTAAAGGTCAAGGAAGAAGCGCTTTTCGACGGGGTAGAGGCATTCGATGAAATGACAGGGCATGCATTCCGGCCATACGTTATGAAAGAACTCGGCGGGCACAGAATAGCCGTGATCGGTCAGGCTTTTCCCTACACTCCAATTGCCAACCCGCAAAGATTCATTCCCGACTGGACGTTTGGTATCAACAGCATGGAGCTTCAGGAGTTGGTCGACAAGATCCGTCGAGATGAACGGCCCGATGCTGTTATACTTATCTCTCATAACGGTATGGATGTCGATGTCAAACTGGCAGGAGAGGTCAACGGTATCGATGTGATTTTCGGTGGCCACACCCATGATGCAGTTCCACGCCCATTTGAAGTTCGTAATGCCAGTGGCCGTACTCTTGTAACCAATGCAGGGTCGAACGGCAAGTTTCTGGGGGTGATGGATCTCGAGCTCGGAAACGGAACGGTACGGGATTATCGTTACCGGCTTTTACCCGTCTTTTCGAACGAACTCGGAGAAGACCGGAATATGAAAGCGATGATCGACGATATTCGCAAGCCTTACCTCGACAAGCTTCATCAACCGCTTGCAACAACAGATTCGTTGCTTTACCGAAGAGGTAATTTCGACGGCCCGTTCGACAAGGTTATCTGTGATGCGCTTATTGCCCGCAACGACGCCCAGATAGCCCTTTCACCCGGGTTTCGCTGGGGAACGACGCTTCTGCCCGGTCAAACCGTCACTATGGAGCATGTGCTCGATCAAACCTGTATGACCTATCCGGAAACGTATGTGCGTGATATGACCGGTGCCCAGATCGGGGCTATTCTGGAAGATGTCGCAGACAACCTTTTCAATGCCGATCCCTACTACCAGCAGGGGGGGGATATGGTACGTGTTGGGGGTATGCAGTACACTATCAATCCCTCAGCGGTATTTGGAAAACGCATTGAGAATATGCGGCTTTCCGATGGTAAACCCATCGATGCTTCGGCCAAGTACCGGGTAGCGGGCTGGGCTACGGTTGGAGCTCAGTCTCCCGGGGAACCGGTTTGGGAGAGCGTTGCCGAATATTTAAAGGATGTCAAGACCGTTGAAGTAAACAGGTCAGGGTCACCGGTTGTAAAACATGCTGAATCCAATCCGGGTGCGGATTTTTCCTGA
- a CDS encoding TlpA family protein disulfide reductase, translating into MNFFDEVNEKILINDDMNMHKLSTAFSGLGISMLLLAVMMVSPQTSVSGPVINAKALDGTEISSRNLAGKAYIVNFFASWCPPCRQEVPDMVELQEKYSKNGFTFIGVGFRDEEQSISDFIWEYGINYPVMIGDQAMISTFGDYIPGGLQAIPVSFVIGRDGSLITVAQGFQNREALEQLILQALETGEEKEAAIQ; encoded by the coding sequence ATGAATTTTTTCGATGAAGTCAATGAAAAGATACTGATAAACGACGATATGAATATGCACAAGTTGAGCACAGCATTTTCAGGACTTGGAATCTCCATGTTGCTTTTGGCGGTTATGATGGTAAGTCCGCAAACTTCGGTTTCCGGCCCTGTAATAAACGCCAAAGCCCTTGACGGAACGGAAATATCGAGCCGGAACCTGGCGGGTAAAGCCTACATTGTTAATTTTTTCGCTTCATGGTGCCCCCCATGCCGTCAGGAAGTTCCGGATATGGTTGAACTGCAGGAGAAGTACAGTAAGAATGGTTTCACCTTTATCGGCGTCGGGTTCAGGGATGAAGAACAGAGTATCAGCGACTTTATCTGGGAGTATGGCATTAATTATCCCGTTATGATCGGAGATCAGGCGATGATTTCTACCTTTGGTGATTACATCCCCGGCGGACTACAGGCGATTCCCGTGTCATTTGTCATTGGCCGGGATGGCTCTCTAATCACGGTCGCTCAAGGGTTCCAGAACAGGGAAGCCCTGGAGCAACTGATTTTGCAGGCTCTTGAAACAGGCGAAGAGAAAGAGGCCGCGATTCAGTAA
- the dsbD gene encoding protein-disulfide reductase DsbD produces the protein MVLLSLPALWKVDASEFPDPNEAFRLEAELRDSGSITLHWTIAEGCKLYREQVDVSVEDGALVLGELVFPKGTMFADPLTGGKSEIYHDTLFLTLPLVSVSEPFTLNVTYQGCAEGGLCYPPVTEKFLVDPQQPGPLVTENTDGVLSKAVSLNTATESSRGISSPEQGSFFSTALEEGSLWKISLMFLFFGLLLSFTPCILPMVPILSSIIVGEGSVTRLRGFLLALVYSLGMATVYTLLGVLAGLAGEGLAGFLQRPEVLGIFSVLLVVLAFSMFDVYQIQMPSTLQTRLTGTSRIMKGGRFPAVFFMGAISALVVGPCVAAPLAGTLVYISQTKNVVTGGLALFSMASGMSVPLLLVGLSAGYLLPRAGAWMTGVKYFFGFLLIAVAIWIVTPVLPMWAVLLAWGFFALLCSVFLGVFENTAGQPTAGARFRKALGVLFLIVGVLELAGAASGGRSVFEPLSGISRGPKMHTEAENPLRFTMIHSVEELDRALESSQRPVMLDFYADWCVSCKELEHLTFSDPRVVEKLENISLLKADVTANTEEERALMKRFSIFGPPGIVFFDSSGREIPESRIAGFINTANFIEHIERFIGQ, from the coding sequence ATGGTTTTGTTATCGCTTCCTGCTCTTTGGAAGGTCGATGCTTCGGAATTTCCTGACCCGAACGAAGCATTCAGACTCGAGGCGGAGCTGCGTGATTCGGGTTCGATTACATTGCATTGGACAATAGCCGAAGGCTGCAAGCTGTATCGTGAACAGGTTGATGTATCGGTTGAAGATGGTGCTCTTGTGCTTGGGGAACTTGTTTTCCCGAAAGGAACGATGTTTGCCGACCCCCTGACAGGCGGGAAGTCGGAAATATATCACGATACTCTTTTCCTTACCCTTCCGCTTGTTTCGGTGTCGGAACCTTTTACTTTGAACGTCACCTATCAGGGGTGTGCTGAAGGGGGGCTCTGTTATCCTCCGGTAACGGAAAAATTCCTGGTCGATCCTCAACAGCCCGGCCCTCTTGTGACGGAAAACACCGACGGCGTTTTGTCAAAAGCCGTATCTCTGAATACAGCAACGGAGTCTTCCCGCGGCATTTCTTCCCCTGAACAGGGGAGCTTTTTCAGTACTGCGCTCGAGGAGGGGAGCTTATGGAAAATTTCTCTGATGTTCCTTTTTTTCGGACTTTTGCTGTCGTTCACACCTTGTATCCTTCCGATGGTTCCTATCCTGTCATCGATCATTGTCGGCGAGGGATCGGTTACTCGTTTGCGAGGTTTTCTCCTTGCGCTTGTCTACAGTCTCGGAATGGCTACCGTCTACACTCTTTTAGGAGTGCTGGCCGGTCTTGCCGGAGAGGGACTTGCCGGTTTCCTGCAGCGTCCTGAAGTGTTGGGAATCTTTTCTGTACTGCTTGTTGTGCTTGCGTTTTCGATGTTCGATGTCTACCAAATCCAGATGCCCTCGACGCTGCAGACAAGACTGACCGGGACATCGAGGATCATGAAAGGAGGGCGTTTTCCTGCAGTTTTTTTCATGGGGGCCATTTCGGCACTCGTCGTCGGTCCGTGCGTCGCTGCTCCTTTGGCGGGAACTCTGGTTTATATCAGTCAGACAAAAAATGTCGTTACAGGAGGACTTGCACTATTTTCCATGGCATCGGGTATGAGTGTTCCGCTGCTTCTTGTAGGGCTATCGGCAGGGTATCTCCTGCCGCGTGCAGGAGCATGGATGACGGGGGTGAAATATTTTTTCGGCTTTCTTCTGATAGCTGTTGCTATCTGGATCGTTACACCTGTGCTGCCCATGTGGGCGGTGTTACTGGCATGGGGATTCTTTGCTTTACTCTGTTCGGTGTTTCTTGGGGTTTTTGAAAACACTGCCGGGCAGCCGACGGCAGGCGCACGTTTCAGAAAAGCTTTAGGAGTTCTTTTTCTCATAGTCGGTGTTCTGGAACTCGCTGGTGCCGCTTCCGGAGGCCGCAGTGTGTTCGAACCTTTGTCCGGTATTTCACGAGGTCCAAAGATGCATACCGAGGCAGAAAATCCGCTTCGATTTACCATGATTCATTCGGTTGAAGAACTGGACAGGGCTTTAGAATCTTCTCAACGTCCCGTCATGCTTGATTTTTATGCCGATTGGTGTGTCTCTTGCAAAGAGCTCGAGCATCTCACGTTCAGTGATCCGCGTGTGGTTGAAAAACTCGAGAATATCTCACTTCTCAAGGCCGATGTTACTGCAAATACCGAGGAGGAGCGTGCACTCATGAAACGTTTCTCCATTTTCGGGCCACCCGGTATCGTTTTTTTCGACAGTTCCGGCAGGGAAATCCCCGAAAGCCGGATAGCCGGATTTATTAATACTGCCAATTTTATCGAACATATCGAGCGTTTTATAGGTCAATAG
- a CDS encoding radical SAM protein yields the protein MPGRLHSIPKLKKYPSGKLGSKIVHSVDENPFPLIYVDLTHRCNYNCNYCYNPVRSLPDMSLDYFREVCRRLPNRVAFRFMGGEPTLHPQFLEFIVTANEYNHMVSFVSNGTMLADSSFVRSIKNTGVPVIATLSMNGGKNNEWYRFIDNDDVAEEKLTALKNLDEECIGRIAITAIIVRDVNEGVVTQLMDLSRLYKNVRYVHYRSVGKVGRFIDSEPYSLQELKRVVDEQIPKDENYERKVKFDGLDATPGNRCFGCMGCYEYHHSQKIEICLIDFAKPDTFSCWKRGKLIEETFQIETFFENMVQFSTFLDNSFPEHNLKLEAGSF from the coding sequence ATGCCAGGGCGACTGCACAGTATACCCAAGCTAAAAAAGTATCCATCAGGTAAACTTGGCTCAAAGATAGTTCATAGCGTTGACGAAAACCCTTTTCCTCTCATCTATGTCGATCTGACGCACCGCTGCAACTACAACTGCAATTACTGCTATAATCCCGTCAGATCATTACCGGACATGTCTTTGGATTATTTTCGAGAGGTCTGTCGGCGATTGCCGAACCGTGTGGCTTTCAGGTTTATGGGTGGTGAGCCAACCCTGCACCCGCAATTTTTGGAATTCATTGTAACGGCAAACGAATATAATCATATGGTTTCATTTGTTTCGAATGGGACCATGCTGGCCGATTCTTCCTTCGTCCGGTCTATAAAGAACACAGGTGTTCCTGTTATCGCAACGTTATCGATGAATGGAGGAAAAAACAATGAATGGTACCGGTTTATAGATAATGACGATGTGGCTGAAGAAAAACTGACGGCTCTGAAAAACCTCGATGAGGAATGTATTGGTCGTATAGCGATTACAGCTATCATTGTCCGTGATGTCAACGAGGGGGTTGTCACGCAATTGATGGATTTATCAAGGCTTTATAAAAACGTCAGATATGTTCATTACCGGTCCGTCGGCAAGGTTGGCAGATTCATCGATTCAGAACCGTATTCATTGCAAGAGCTCAAACGTGTCGTCGATGAGCAGATTCCGAAAGATGAAAACTATGAGCGTAAGGTGAAATTCGATGGTCTGGATGCTACACCGGGTAATCGTTGTTTCGGATGTATGGGTTGTTATGAATACCACCATAGTCAAAAAATCGAAATATGTTTGATCGATTTTGCCAAGCCGGACACGTTCAGCTGCTGGAAGCGTGGAAAACTTATCGAAGAGACGTTTCAGATCGAGACATTTTTTGAAAACATGGTTCAATTTTCAACTTTTCTGGATAACAGCTTTCCGGAACATAACCTGAAGTTGGAAGCAGGAAGTTTTTAA
- a CDS encoding alpha/beta hydrolase, whose amino-acid sequence MYTRLPCPTCNDRQSPSMPEHYFIKTEISGRYVIQKPSGEDPFHLIVGFHGYGQLAEDELALLKGMTGNSAWLCCAVEALHPFYKQKGMVGANWMTSRNRELMIQENISYVTAVITELEKRYSLSGTLVYHGFSMGAAMAARSALLGNHEPTAVMFLGGNIPPEHEKLGKMKKAHIARGNADRLYTQNEFERDKKRLNESGVPFEHCCFPGGHEADEQYLESAGVFLEQLLG is encoded by the coding sequence ATGTACACAAGGCTTCCTTGCCCAACATGCAATGATCGTCAATCTCCCTCGATGCCTGAACACTACTTTATAAAAACCGAGATCTCGGGCCGCTACGTTATTCAAAAACCTTCGGGTGAAGATCCCTTTCACCTCATTGTTGGCTTTCACGGATATGGTCAGCTTGCCGAAGATGAACTTGCTCTTCTGAAAGGTATGACCGGAAATTCAGCTTGGCTCTGCTGTGCTGTCGAAGCGCTTCATCCATTTTACAAACAGAAAGGAATGGTTGGTGCAAATTGGATGACGAGCCGTAATCGTGAATTGATGATACAAGAAAACATCAGCTACGTCACCGCCGTGATAACCGAACTGGAAAAAAGGTATTCTTTAAGTGGCACTCTCGTCTATCACGGCTTTTCGATGGGGGCAGCAATGGCAGCCCGTTCAGCACTTCTTGGCAACCATGAACCGACTGCCGTCATGTTCCTTGGCGGCAATATTCCACCTGAGCACGAGAAACTCGGAAAAATGAAAAAAGCGCATATCGCAAGGGGTAACGCCGATCGGCTTTATACACAAAATGAATTTGAGCGGGACAAAAAAAGATTGAATGAATCAGGGGTTCCTTTTGAACATTGCTGTTTTCCCGGCGGTCATGAGGCTGACGAACAATACCTTGAATCGGCCGGCGTGTTTCTCGAACAACTGCTCGGTTGA
- a CDS encoding CDGSH iron-sulfur domain-containing protein, whose amino-acid sequence MGKNEITIAPSPNGPLIVENIESLTESNGDIFPLRTPVIALCRCGGSEHKPFCDGTHAKVGWTDEKQEGRPPRRSDSYKGKDIIIHDDRGICSHAGFCTDDLPEVFLKKDEPWIDPDGEGFEKIIETIEKCPSGALSYSIEGRLHDNFSGNPQIRIAENGPYYIKGSIPLHDADKPESDEHYALCRCGRSRNKPFCDGQHWFKRFRDDGKVKPIE is encoded by the coding sequence ATGGGAAAAAATGAAATTACGATCGCGCCATCGCCAAATGGTCCGTTGATTGTGGAAAACATCGAAAGCCTTACAGAATCGAACGGAGATATTTTTCCTCTGCGTACTCCGGTCATTGCTCTTTGCCGTTGCGGTGGATCGGAGCACAAGCCTTTTTGTGACGGTACGCATGCGAAGGTCGGGTGGACAGATGAGAAGCAGGAAGGAAGGCCGCCGAGGCGAAGTGATAGCTACAAAGGAAAGGATATCATCATTCACGATGATCGTGGAATCTGTTCTCACGCAGGGTTTTGCACAGATGATTTGCCAGAAGTGTTTTTAAAGAAAGATGAACCCTGGATCGATCCCGATGGGGAAGGCTTCGAGAAAATCATCGAGACAATAGAAAAGTGCCCTTCTGGTGCGTTAAGCTATTCTATTGAAGGGAGGTTGCACGATAACTTTTCCGGAAACCCTCAAATACGTATTGCTGAAAACGGGCCGTATTACATAAAGGGCAGCATTCCTCTTCATGATGCAGACAAGCCTGAATCCGATGAACACTACGCATTATGCCGGTGCGGCCGATCCAGAAACAAGCCTTTTTGTGACGGTCAACACTGGTTCAAACGTTTCAGGGATGATGGCAAGGTAAAGCCGATTGAATAA
- a CDS encoding rhodanese-like domain-containing protein, whose amino-acid sequence MRTEALQELLDNNDVTIIDVRSIDAYNGWRMQNEARGGHIKGAKTVPEKWFHFSEWLRILQFKNILPDHAIVVYGYTPKQSHRTAEQFRENGYKKVSVYNQFVSEWSGNDALPMQKLANYRQLVSPEWVNTLIAGKTPEGYGNDRFVVCHAHYRNRDAYLSGHIPGAVDMDTLSLESPETWNRRSPEELKAALEQHGITADTTVVLYGKFMQPDNADDFPGSAAGHIGAIRLAFIMMYAGVKDVRVLNGGYRSWADAGYEISMDDVPKQPVESFGSVIPVRPELAVDTPEAKEMLRSKDADLVCVRSYPEYIGEVSGYNYIKKKGRIPGAVFANCGSDAYHMENYRNLDHTTREYHEIDAVWKQSGIVPEKHLAFYCGTGWRGSEAWFNALLMGWPRVSVYDGGWFEWSNNPDNPYETGDPK is encoded by the coding sequence ATGAGAACAGAAGCATTACAGGAGCTTCTGGATAATAACGATGTAACAATCATCGACGTGCGTTCAATAGATGCCTATAACGGTTGGCGGATGCAGAATGAGGCGCGAGGAGGACATATTAAAGGGGCAAAAACAGTACCCGAAAAATGGTTTCACTTCTCTGAATGGCTCAGGATTTTGCAGTTCAAGAACATCTTGCCGGATCATGCCATTGTGGTATACGGGTATACTCCGAAACAAAGTCATAGAACGGCTGAACAGTTCAGGGAAAATGGATACAAAAAGGTTTCTGTGTATAACCAGTTTGTATCGGAATGGTCGGGGAACGATGCATTGCCGATGCAGAAGCTTGCGAACTATCGACAACTTGTTTCGCCTGAATGGGTGAATACGCTGATTGCCGGGAAAACACCTGAAGGGTATGGTAACGATAGATTTGTTGTTTGTCATGCTCATTACCGGAACCGAGATGCGTATTTAAGCGGGCACATTCCGGGAGCTGTCGATATGGATACACTGTCGCTCGAGTCGCCTGAAACATGGAACCGGCGGAGTCCGGAGGAGTTGAAAGCTGCTCTCGAACAGCATGGGATTACCGCCGATACAACGGTTGTTCTTTACGGCAAGTTCATGCAACCTGATAATGCCGATGATTTTCCAGGCAGCGCAGCAGGGCATATCGGAGCCATCCGGCTTGCCTTCATCATGATGTATGCCGGCGTGAAAGATGTGCGTGTGTTGAATGGCGGCTATCGTTCCTGGGCGGATGCCGGTTATGAGATCAGTATGGACGATGTGCCGAAGCAACCGGTCGAATCGTTCGGTTCCGTGATACCGGTCAGGCCTGAACTCGCGGTCGATACGCCTGAAGCCAAAGAGATGCTTCGGTCAAAAGATGCCGATCTGGTTTGCGTTAGAAGCTACCCTGAGTATATAGGTGAGGTAAGCGGATACAACTATATCAAAAAGAAAGGACGCATCCCTGGGGCGGTGTTCGCCAATTGTGGTAGTGATGCTTATCACATGGAAAATTATCGTAATCTCGATCACACCACGCGTGAGTACCATGAGATTGACGCCGTCTGGAAACAGTCCGGGATTGTTCCCGAAAAGCACCTTGCATTTTACTGTGGAACCGGTTGGCGGGGAAGTGAGGCATGGTTCAATGCATTGTTGATGGGATGGCCGAGAGTGTCGGTATACGACGGCGGATGGTTTGAGTGGAGCAACAATCCTGACAATCCCTATGAAACAGGTGATCCGAAATGA
- the egtD gene encoding L-histidine N(alpha)-methyltransferase translates to MDYSTRNVFECGSATIVNYLPEIGLEAAIEEIITGLHARPKRIASKYFYDKKGSELFENITVLDEYYPSRTEKSILRVLPLGAITDCSEVDIVELGSGDHSKITLFLEKIPAKQMQGVRYFPVDISRPALEASIKELICMFPGLAVQGIVADYIHQMHIVSGERKKLYCFLGSTIGNLDREEAVQFVRDVSETMNSGDSFLIGFDRVKEVQILENAYNDAQGLTAQFNKNILNVINGLIKSDFDTEDFEHRAFYNEDKRRIEMYLEAKKTLHVKSPFSKKDIVIKKEETIHTENSHKFEEKDIQLIGEHAELAVNRIFPDENQWFSLVNYRKI, encoded by the coding sequence ATGGATTATTCGACCAGAAATGTTTTCGAATGCGGTTCAGCGACCATCGTCAACTATCTTCCGGAAATTGGTCTCGAGGCGGCAATTGAAGAAATAATCACTGGTTTGCATGCCCGGCCGAAACGGATAGCAAGCAAATACTTTTACGATAAAAAAGGATCGGAACTCTTCGAAAACATAACCGTTCTCGATGAATATTACCCTTCACGGACAGAAAAGAGCATTCTTCGGGTGTTGCCGCTTGGTGCGATTACCGATTGTTCCGAGGTCGATATAGTAGAGCTTGGCAGTGGCGACCACAGTAAAATCACTCTTTTCCTGGAAAAGATCCCGGCAAAGCAAATGCAGGGAGTTCGATACTTTCCGGTCGATATCAGTCGGCCGGCACTCGAAGCGTCCATAAAAGAACTGATCTGCATGTTTCCTGGGCTTGCAGTTCAGGGGATCGTCGCCGACTATATTCATCAGATGCATATTGTCTCCGGAGAGAGAAAGAAGCTCTACTGTTTTCTCGGGAGCACCATCGGCAATCTCGACAGGGAAGAGGCTGTGCAGTTTGTTCGGGATGTCAGCGAAACGATGAATTCCGGGGACAGCTTTCTGATAGGCTTCGACCGGGTAAAGGAGGTGCAGATTCTTGAAAACGCGTACAACGATGCTCAAGGCCTGACGGCACAATTCAACAAGAATATTCTCAACGTCATAAACGGTTTGATCAAATCGGATTTTGACACCGAAGATTTCGAGCACAGAGCATTTTACAACGAGGATAAAAGGCGTATCGAAATGTATCTTGAAGCGAAGAAAACGTTACATGTCAAAAGTCCGTTTTCAAAAAAGGATATTGTGATCAAAAAGGAAGAAACCATCCACACCGAGAACTCGCACAAATTCGAGGAAAAGGACATTCAGCTTATAGGGGAACATGCAGAGCTTGCGGTCAACAGGATCTTTCCTGACGAAAACCAGTGGTTCAGTCTGGTGAATTACAGGAAAATCTGA
- a CDS encoding dihydroorotase produces the protein MNVIFQNARLINPAQNLDMQGSIKVSETGMIETITFGDESIPSDPNDRVINMGGKVIASGLFDMHCHFREPGQEYKETLETGSRSAVAGGFTGVAVMPNTKPVIDSPLGAAFIKHNAKDLPIDIEIIAAMTEGSEGEMLSPYGKLCSYGIRAISDDGTAVQTSRMMRLVFEYAASFGLLVIQHCEDTSLSSEGIMNEGSYSALLGLKGIPDVAEIITLARDINLMEYLQKHKLNPPIASPKYHVAHISTAGTLDLVRQAKAKGMQVTCEVTPHHFTLTEQDLFDAEDKGNFIMKPPLCSKENHQAILEGLSDGTIDAIACDHAPHARHEKECPADQAAFGIIGLETSVSLTLSELVHTGKITLYRAIELLSSNPRKIMGLTPILFEPGSPANFTFIDPEETWTYTEDLIHSKSRNTPFLNRTMKGRALGIYHKGMLHGLE, from the coding sequence ATGAACGTAATTTTCCAGAACGCGAGACTTATAAACCCAGCACAGAACCTCGACATGCAAGGGTCGATAAAGGTTTCAGAAACAGGGATGATCGAAACGATTACCTTTGGCGATGAATCCATCCCTTCTGACCCGAATGACCGCGTCATCAATATGGGCGGTAAGGTTATCGCATCAGGACTGTTCGACATGCACTGCCATTTCAGAGAACCCGGACAGGAATACAAAGAAACCCTCGAAACAGGTTCCAGATCTGCAGTTGCAGGAGGGTTTACAGGGGTGGCCGTCATGCCCAACACAAAACCGGTAATCGATAGTCCCCTCGGCGCAGCATTCATCAAACACAATGCAAAAGATCTGCCAATCGATATCGAAATCATTGCAGCGATGACCGAAGGAAGCGAGGGGGAAATGCTTTCACCCTATGGAAAACTTTGTTCTTATGGCATCCGGGCGATATCGGATGACGGTACCGCTGTTCAGACCAGCCGGATGATGAGGCTGGTTTTCGAATATGCCGCAAGTTTCGGTCTGCTTGTGATTCAGCACTGCGAAGATACCTCTCTCTCTTCGGAAGGCATCATGAACGAAGGGAGCTACTCTGCACTTCTCGGGCTGAAAGGAATTCCGGATGTTGCTGAAATCATCACATTGGCAAGGGATATCAACCTGATGGAATATCTTCAGAAGCACAAGCTCAATCCACCGATAGCATCACCGAAGTACCATGTAGCCCATATCAGCACTGCAGGAACTCTCGATCTTGTCCGTCAGGCGAAAGCCAAAGGCATGCAGGTTACCTGCGAGGTAACCCCTCATCATTTCACACTCACCGAACAGGACCTTTTCGATGCCGAAGACAAGGGCAACTTCATTATGAAACCGCCTCTGTGCAGCAAGGAAAATCATCAAGCCATTCTCGAAGGGCTCTCTGACGGCACGATCGATGCGATAGCCTGCGACCATGCGCCACATGCACGCCACGAAAAAGAGTGTCCTGCAGATCAGGCGGCGTTCGGCATCATCGGCCTTGAAACATCGGTCAGTCTGACGCTTTCAGAACTGGTGCATACCGGAAAAATAACGCTCTACAGGGCTATCGAACTCCTCTCTTCCAACCCGAGAAAGATCATGGGACTCACACCCATCCTCTTCGAACCCGGCAGTCCGGCAAATTTCACCTTCATCGATCCCGAAGAAACTTGGACCTACACTGAAGATCTCATTCACTCCAAATCAAGAAACACCCCGTTTCTCAACCGAACCATGAAAGGGCGAGCTTTAGGCATCTACCATAAGGGGATGCTGCATGGTTTGGAGTAA